A single Thermoanaerobacterium sp. RBIITD DNA region contains:
- a CDS encoding HEAT repeat domain-containing protein, giving the protein MAVNWKSLLQENKDLFFNIHKDDIEDGKNFLGAKINVQKEKILNENIFENYISDVNAKLVFEKTTKIKNMDVKTLNRIEIEIIDLLKSIFEEGQNPVEIFLYSTKALDLKEKAVFQSIQRILISVCNSSQAGRDALICILKNWTWDNQLKLAIETIRTIKEKSAFDSLLTLLNNDNLKDCAAECLIDLGDTRCIEPVLNMVNTFNGFNINERNIAFRIIDKLSHFGDEAISAIIKCYMNNVNKSLNTVYSNVISRSKEIAIESLSKMLYNEEYNQKAAITLGKMRTSVATNYLIEALNSPLIENKINIIIGIGYTKDPNAINFLIKLLKKEAISKEIKACIITSLANLEAYEAKDIIKEYLTDKDLCISAMSALIQLNELRYLGSLFEYLIVPNKTYSEITCAIKELKRLKGFKENKISYEIIEGIKYLIRNDDGYACLNTLRILDTDIDDSIAKELIAKLKTTKKEEIQYAIYKILGKNTGILNNIINERIFIDATLNTSTRIRYLAQKIIEKNYKDRDKLIKA; this is encoded by the coding sequence ATGGCCGTTAACTGGAAAAGCCTTCTTCAAGAAAATAAGGATTTATTCTTTAATATACATAAAGATGATATTGAAGATGGTAAAAATTTTCTTGGAGCAAAGATAAATGTCCAAAAAGAAAAAATATTAAATGAAAATATTTTTGAAAATTATATATCAGATGTTAATGCAAAATTAGTTTTTGAAAAAACAACAAAGATTAAAAATATGGATGTAAAAACATTAAATAGAATAGAAATCGAAATAATAGACCTTTTAAAGAGCATATTTGAGGAAGGTCAAAACCCTGTTGAAATATTTTTATATAGCACAAAGGCACTTGATTTAAAAGAAAAGGCTGTATTTCAGTCAATTCAGAGAATTTTAATAAGTGTTTGCAATTCAAGTCAGGCTGGTCGAGATGCCTTAATTTGTATATTAAAAAATTGGACTTGGGATAATCAGCTAAAACTTGCTATAGAGACAATTAGAACAATCAAAGAGAAGTCTGCCTTTGATAGTCTTTTAACGCTGCTTAATAATGACAATTTAAAAGATTGTGCCGCAGAGTGTTTGATAGACTTGGGTGATACAAGATGCATTGAACCTGTTCTTAATATGGTAAATACTTTTAATGGTTTTAATATAAATGAAAGAAATATCGCATTTAGAATAATTGATAAGCTTTCACATTTTGGCGATGAAGCAATATCTGCGATAATAAAGTGCTATATGAATAATGTGAATAAAAGCCTAAATACGGTTTACTCAAATGTCATATCACGTTCAAAAGAGATAGCCATCGAGAGCCTCTCAAAGATGCTTTACAATGAAGAGTACAATCAAAAGGCAGCAATTACACTCGGAAAAATGAGGACTAGTGTGGCAACGAATTATTTGATAGAGGCTTTAAATAGCCCCCTGATCGAAAATAAGATTAATATTATAATCGGGATAGGATACACAAAGGATCCGAATGCAATAAATTTTTTAATCAAGTTGTTAAAAAAAGAGGCTATAAGTAAAGAAATCAAGGCGTGTATAATTACATCCCTTGCAAATCTCGAAGCCTATGAAGCAAAAGATATAATTAAAGAGTATTTAACTGATAAGGATTTATGCATAAGTGCTATGTCAGCACTGATACAGCTTAATGAGTTAAGATACCTTGGCAGCCTTTTTGAATATTTGATTGTACCAAATAAGACCTATAGTGAGATAACATGTGCAATTAAAGAGCTTAAGAGACTTAAAGGTTTTAAAGAAAATAAAATCAGCTATGAGATTATAGAAGGGATAAAATATTTAATAAGGAATGATGACGGCTATGCTTGTTTAAATACATTAAGAATACTTGATACAGACATTGATGATTCTATTGCAAAAGAGTTAATTGCGAAATTGAAAACTACTAAGAAAGAAGAAATTCAATACGCAATATATAAGATTCTTGGGAAAAATACTGGCATATTAAATAACATAATAAATGAGAGGATTTTTATTGATGCTACATTAAATACGAGCACAAGAATCAGATACCTTGCACAGAAAATTATTGAGAAAAACTACAAAGACCGCGACAAACTTATTAAGGCATGA
- a CDS encoding TIGR01906 family membrane protein, with the protein MRILNKIVPIFMVIFLFIFIMLSNLQYMAFNSDFYYMEFSKYNITNVTGMDKYQLSKVATRIQDYLSGKVDSLQTNAVIYGQNQNVFNERELKHMKDVRELFKRGFFIKNIVIFLFVLSIFFLYFSKKDTFNIIYHGMLWIIGIIIVATIIVSLDFNRWFTYFHLIFFNNDLWELDITKDRLIQMLPEGFFSDISYFTIRNSVIVFLIIGFISYLLKNKDDKK; encoded by the coding sequence ATGAGGATTTTGAATAAGATAGTTCCCATATTCATGGTTATTTTTTTGTTTATTTTTATAATGTTGTCAAATCTACAGTACATGGCATTTAATAGTGATTTTTATTATATGGAATTTTCAAAATATAATATTACCAACGTTACTGGTATGGATAAATATCAACTATCAAAGGTTGCAACAAGAATACAGGATTATCTATCAGGTAAAGTTGACAGCCTTCAAACAAACGCAGTAATATATGGTCAGAATCAAAATGTATTTAATGAAAGAGAACTAAAACATATGAAAGATGTGAGAGAGCTCTTTAAAAGGGGATTTTTTATTAAAAATATTGTTATATTTTTATTTGTTTTGTCAATTTTCTTTTTGTATTTTAGTAAAAAAGATACATTTAATATTATATATCATGGTATGCTGTGGATAATCGGCATTATTATTGTTGCGACTATTATTGTTTCTTTGGATTTTAATAGATGGTTTACATATTTTCACCTTATCTTTTTTAATAATGATTTATGGGAGCTTGATATAACAAAGGATAGGCTTATACAGATGTTACCAGAAGGCTTTTTTAGTGATATTTCATATTTTACTATAAGGAACTCTGTCATTGTATTTTTAATTATTGGATTTATCTCATATCTTTTAAAGAATAAAGATGATAAAAAATAG
- a CDS encoding AAA family ATPase produces the protein MKKNLHIILLTLSLLINIIFGISLYTSKVNHIDFIIVSTLSFLLIGYILYKNNISEMLPVNYKNEFLNKEKESNTKVNITFRDVAGLDEVIDELKIIIDFMNNTEKYNKMGAKIPKGILFYGPPGTGKTLLATALAGETNSSFITASGSEFVEKYVGVGASRIRALFARAKKTTPSIIFIDEIDAVGSKRNNDNNSEKDQTLNQLLVEMDGFNSNDGIIVIGATNRLDMLDEALLRPGRFDRTIHIGNPNVKARLEILKVHTRNKPLDSSVVLEELAKKTHGMTGAHLSSICNEAAILAVIRHKQKIGREEFDEAIERVVAGLQKKNPDVLEKERKIAAHHEAGHAIIGKILNASTVEKISIVPRGEALGYVLNFPKDDAFLMTKTELKNKITMLLGGRAAEEIMFNEVSTGAENDLKEATNISYQMVCNYGMSELGNRIFDMRMMKSTDKIDVEVNKIINMCYTNAKKILIEKKDKIVQIADRLLSNEIITKEEIDELMDDEKQMCV, from the coding sequence ATGAAAAAAAACTTACATATAATATTATTAACTTTATCATTGTTAATAAACATAATTTTTGGGATCTCCTTGTATACGTCGAAGGTAAATCACATAGATTTTATTATTGTATCAACACTATCCTTTTTACTTATAGGGTATATTCTGTATAAAAACAATATATCTGAAATGTTGCCTGTAAACTATAAAAATGAATTTTTAAATAAAGAAAAAGAATCAAATACAAAGGTCAATATAACATTTAGAGATGTTGCAGGACTTGATGAGGTTATAGATGAACTAAAGATAATCATTGATTTCATGAATAACACTGAAAAATACAATAAGATGGGCGCCAAGATACCAAAGGGAATACTCTTTTACGGCCCACCTGGGACTGGAAAAACTCTTTTAGCAACGGCACTTGCCGGTGAAACAAATTCGTCATTTATCACAGCATCAGGCTCAGAATTCGTTGAAAAATATGTAGGTGTTGGTGCCAGCAGAATAAGGGCATTATTTGCAAGAGCGAAGAAAACTACTCCGAGTATAATTTTTATTGATGAAATCGATGCGGTTGGCAGTAAAAGGAACAATGATAACAATTCTGAAAAAGACCAGACATTAAATCAGCTTTTAGTAGAGATGGATGGCTTCAACAGCAACGATGGTATTATCGTCATAGGTGCTACAAACAGGCTCGATATGCTTGATGAAGCACTATTGAGGCCTGGTCGGTTTGATAGGACTATCCACATAGGAAATCCAAATGTCAAAGCAAGACTTGAAATTTTAAAAGTCCATACAAGAAATAAACCTCTTGATAGTTCAGTTGTACTTGAAGAATTGGCAAAAAAGACCCATGGGATGACAGGTGCACATCTATCGTCAATCTGCAATGAGGCAGCTATTTTAGCTGTAATAAGGCATAAGCAAAAAATAGGAAGAGAAGAATTTGATGAAGCCATTGAAAGAGTTGTCGCAGGACTTCAAAAGAAAAACCCTGATGTGCTTGAAAAAGAGCGAAAAATTGCAGCACATCATGAAGCTGGCCATGCTATAATTGGTAAAATCCTCAATGCAAGTACTGTCGAGAAGATATCGATTGTTCCTCGTGGTGAAGCATTGGGATATGTTCTTAACTTTCCAAAAGACGATGCCTTTTTGATGACCAAAACGGAATTAAAAAATAAGATAACTATGCTTTTAGGTGGAAGAGCTGCAGAAGAGATCATGTTTAATGAAGTTTCCACAGGTGCAGAAAACGACCTAAAAGAAGCTACTAATATCTCATATCAGATGGTATGTAATTATGGTATGAGTGAACTCGGAAACAGAATATTTGACATGCGAATGATGAAATCAACTGATAAAATTGATGTGGAAGTAAATAAGATTATAAATATGTGCTACACAAATGCCAAAAAGATACTCATAGAAAAGAAGGATAAGATAGTCCAGATAGCTGATAGACTTCTGTCAAATGAAATAATAACAAAAGAGGAAATCGATGAATTAATGGACGATGAAAAACAGATGTGTGTATAA
- a CDS encoding acyl-CoA dehydratase activase has translation MDVYMGIDVGSVSTDVALINENHDIVDSIYIRTQGQPIKAIQKALLMLKDKISSDIVVKGVGTTGSARQLTGLIVGADIIKNEITAHAVASSNLIKDVHTVLEIGGQDSKIIILRDGVVVDFAMNTVCAAGTGSFLDQQAFRLNIPIEEFGDIALESSSPVRIAGRCGVFAESDMIHKQQMGYTLPDIISGLCEALVRNYLNNVGKGKDIREPIVFQGGVAANKGIKAAFEKALGMKVYVPKYYSVMGAIGAAILAKEAVKKKGFSTFKGFEVTDFDFRAQGFECDGCPNHCEVVEFIKDDEVLSRWGDKCGKWANSTNKNIFSQHVS, from the coding sequence ATGGATGTATATATGGGAATTGATGTTGGATCTGTAAGCACCGATGTCGCCCTAATTAATGAAAATCACGATATTGTAGATTCTATTTATATTAGAACACAGGGGCAGCCAATAAAGGCTATTCAAAAAGCACTGCTTATGCTTAAGGATAAAATAAGTTCTGATATAGTTGTAAAAGGTGTAGGTACAACAGGCAGTGCAAGGCAGCTGACAGGCCTTATAGTTGGTGCAGACATAATAAAAAATGAGATAACTGCCCATGCTGTTGCATCATCAAATCTTATTAAAGATGTGCATACAGTCCTCGAAATCGGCGGTCAAGACTCAAAAATAATAATATTGAGAGATGGTGTTGTAGTTGACTTTGCTATGAATACCGTTTGTGCAGCGGGAACAGGCTCTTTTTTAGATCAACAAGCATTTAGGCTAAATATCCCAATTGAAGAGTTTGGCGATATTGCATTAGAATCGTCAAGTCCTGTTCGCATCGCAGGAAGATGTGGCGTTTTTGCAGAATCCGATATGATTCATAAACAGCAGATGGGCTATACATTACCCGACATTATAAGCGGACTATGCGAGGCACTTGTGAGAAATTATCTAAATAATGTTGGTAAGGGAAAGGATATAAGAGAACCTATTGTTTTTCAAGGTGGTGTCGCAGCAAATAAAGGTATAAAAGCAGCATTTGAGAAAGCTTTGGGCATGAAGGTTTATGTACCCAAATATTATAGTGTTATGGGGGCAATAGGTGCGGCTATCCTCGCAAAAGAGGCGGTAAAGAAAAAAGGATTTAGCACTTTTAAAGGATTTGAAGTGACTGATTTTGATTTCAGAGCACAGGGTTTCGAATGTGATGGCTGTCCAAACCACTGTGAAGTTGTAGAATTTATAAAAGATGATGAAGTATTATCCCGCTGGGGCGATAAATGCGGTAAATGGGCTAATTCCACCAACAAAAATATATTTTCACAGCATGTGTCTTAA